ataatttaacattTACTGAACTTACATAAGCAGGTCCAGAACCTGAAAGACCGCCTATGGCATTTATAAGAGATTCAGGAACTTTTTCACTTACACCaataaatgaaaataatgtTTGTATTATGTATTCATCTTGATCTGTTGTATCCATAGAGCAGTAAACTATAAATTATGAACatgttataaatattaatttctcactATTATTACATAAACATTACCTGTTATCCCTTCACCAACCATCATAGGAGTATTAGGCATACATCTAATTATCCTAGGATGTAAAATAACAGACTTCAATTTCtgaaaatattttgaattgTATAAGTTCTTTTATAATTCTACAATTCTTTTTTCTATACATGATGTCCAAACTGAAGCAAGTCATCTAAATATCTCCTCTGTTTTTCTATAACacgaaattttaaaaaactaaaaaaaatgATCCTGCACAAAAGattgtttttccatggtatttcTTCTTTGAAACCATTCAGATTATAACATGGATGATTATTCATGTCATTAAAAGCAGAGAAGATACTTGAGTGGCTTGCTTTAgcatggacaccctgtataaacaaAGTATATCATAAATAGTGCagattactttttgaaataaagttaaTTCTTACACTAGCTAAAGTATCTAATTCAACACCCACAAGTACAGAAACAAAGAGTACATGAACAATTTTCTTTGATATTGTTGCTTTTACACCTTCTAATGCATCGTCAAGCATGTGTGGTttcattgctaaaaatacaatttcacAATTATCTACTACTTCTCCATTTTTCAATGTAGCATGGGCACCCAGGTCATTCCAAAACCCTAAAGTTCTATCTGTACGAGCAGAAACCCAAACGTTGTCTGGATTTAAGATACCTATGAtagaaaaatattgattataacttgacatatttgtaattatttttattagctTTATAGCAACGTTAAAACTAATTACCTTTGCGAATTAAACCAGCACCAATGGCACTTGCCATATTTCCACCACCAATGAAACCCACTTTAATTGATTTCAAATCACACCTTGATATGTTTGTAGATGCCATTTTTACAAATGTATTTAAATGGATCTAAATGAAAATAATGCACAGTAACTCTAATTAGCTTATAAAACAActttttttctaaataatttgtaCTCTACATATAACTGGACAGCTCTCTTCATGTATGTATCAACACAAATACAATTTAAGCAACAAATTTGATCATAATTCGTCACTcaaaaatatcttcaattcattcAGAAGCAAATTATAGGATTGGaatgttttttttatttattttcattagTGCTGCAGTTTCACACCACTCGTAGCTTTTTTAAACACGTGATTATAAGATAAAAATTCTGAGAAATTCGTAAGATACAAAGCAAATAATGAACTCAAAAAATAACAGAAAAACTATTTACTAACAAGTTATTTCAAGCACGTAATACTGAATGTGCGTGTTTATAATTAAGTTTAAATtcgaaaaattttaaaaatgataCGTAAATAGATTATGATTTTCTAGtttaattatgatttatatggatgtaaaatgtaaaatatacatgtcgaagaaaacaataaataaacagaCGATTAGTACATCTTGTTTATTTTACTTACACTTTGTTTAGTTGTGGAGGGTGTATTTTATTACGCTATGTTGACGCGTGCGACGTGGGATTACCGATGACGATCAATTGGTCTtggttattgtatttaagcgaATTTCTTAAATACAAAAATGTACGATACGACATGACATGAGTAATTGTTTTTTGATTTACTcaaattgaaaatattataaGTCGGATCGATTATAATGGGTAATTGCATACGAAATTTACTGGGGAGGTTACGAAAGAAGCGATGTTCCGAAAAGTAATGTATTAGTTTAACAAAAACGAACTCGAAGAACATACATTATGCATTCAACTACTATATTCTTTTAGAACTATTATCTTGCTGATTGTGGGTCTTGATAATGCGGGAAAAACATCTGTTTTGAATCGCATAAGTGGTGGTACGTGTTCTTTTATgataaataaaaatgtatttgTTAAATTATTCTTTGTTTTTATAATCCAAAATTGTATAGAGTTAACGTATAAGAATTCTATAAGAATGTATAAGAATTACTATAAGAATTCGAATGTTCAATCATTgtcatataaaatacaatatttgtaATTGCACCTTTTTGTAGATTCAGACAGAAATGTATTACCTACAATAGGATTTCGCACAGTATCTTTAAGATATAAGTCATACGTAGTAAAAATTTATGATATTGGCGGTAGTTCTCAAATCAGATCTTTATGGCCAAAATATTATAGCGGTGTAAGTATTAAAATGTTAATACTATCCTTGTACTTAATTTTACAATTTATACATATTAGCTACATTTCCCCTTATACATGATTTAAATCCGTAATGCCCTTTTTGAAATATGCTTCTTCCTTGTGCATCTTTTAGATACATGGTGTTATATATGTGGTGGATGCTAGTGATATTTCCCGTCTTACAGAAAATAAAGTTGTATTTGGTGAACTAATTTCACATGAGCATATTTCAGGGAAACCATTGTTATTGTAAGAAAATTGAATGTATTCTTTATGCTTGCATATTTTCATTTATCCACACAGTACCATTTTATATATACAATGCACACCAATGTAATTTGCACTGAAAATTTATTTATGTATACGTATGATCTGTACGACACATGTTAAGTAAACTGTTAGAAAAATTGTATACAGATTCTGTTATACTGTGGATTTATAATAGGCTTGCAAATAAGCAAGATGTAAATGGAGCAATTGACGAATTAGATCTTGTTGAGAACTTGGATGTGGAACATGCAGTCAATACTATGAAATGTCCCACAAGAGTGGAGATATGTTCTTGTGCTTCAAGAGAAAATCAATCACAAGACAGGACTATAGGAATTAAGAATGGATATAAGTACATAATTTGTTATCATTTCaagatataaaaaaatgttattcaaATCTTTACTAAATACGAGTAAAACTTTTATTTAGGTGGTTATTAGATATAATAATAAAGAATTATAGTGTACTAAATAACAGACTTAAAGATTCTCAAAGTATTCAAATTGAAAGAATTCCTGAAATACAAGCTACAACATCTAGTACACTATCAAGATTATCAATTCATTCCAATCCATTTAAACCAATCAAAGATGTAATTTCAAAACAGGTAGTATCTTACATAAacaattaatatatttattaaaaaaacgtATTATACTATTTATTACAATTTTAGGAAGAAGCCCAGGCAGCAAGAATTTTACAAAATGGTATGTAAATACTTCTTAGGTGTAAAGTATTATTGTTAATAAATCTTACTTACTTTACAGGTGCTGTTACTGGGAAAAGACTTAAAAAGATATTCCTGCATAAAAATAAGACTGCACCACTTACTACGGAAGAATCCATTACTGAAATTGGAAATGTTAAGTCTACCACTATAACTGTACAACCACAAACGAGTCTTCAGACACTTCCATTAACGTTAAATCCAGTACAAATGAATGAATATACAAACTCAATTAAAATGGAATCAAATCGTCCACATACAGCTCCAGGACgttcacaatattttataaataaaataacagtaCTTAGTAGTACACCAGGACAAGTGGCACAAGAATAATGTTTTTATTTGTACTTAAATTATAATGAGGGACCACTgcaaataattatgatgataattatgaagaaaatatttttatcagTGAACTTATCATTTTTCAATTAGAAATTAAAGATAATAttattaagaaattatttaatatgTGTAATACGTGTTGTACATAATATATGATAATTATTAGTAGTATGGAATTCTTTAAAGAATTCAATTAAAACTCTGTAAAGAAATATCTGCGTTtttatattatgatttttatagaTTGCATTACTACAAACATGCATTTCATTAAATTAATCATATTTCAAATTCCTTTTTGggtgaaatttttaattttattatattttataaacttGTATACAAATTTGTGTACACAAATGCTTGACAAATATATGAAGTAAATATTAAAAGCTTATAAAATCTATAGTATAAAGGTCTTAAAAAACTTTCTATTAATATTACATGAAACTGCATAGAAAATGCTATAATGCTCAAAGCATATATTATTAGCATGTGCCTTATCACAATTtatcataaatattttaaagtttTGCAACATTATCTTATATTGCTGAGCAATTTATAacattaaatatgaaatattattaTACTGAAGAATAATATTCAAATTGTTTTAATAAGGAACAAAGTGTTTCATGTAATATAatcattgaacattgaacagagATCAATTTCCTCAGAGCAGTGTTTCGTATAAATCGCATTTCATACAAAAATACAGCAAATGCAATGACAAACAAA
The Calliopsis andreniformis isolate RMS-2024a chromosome 8, iyCalAndr_principal, whole genome shotgun sequence DNA segment above includes these coding regions:
- the P5cr gene encoding pyrroline 5-carboyxlate reductase, whose translation is MASTNISRCDLKSIKVGFIGGGNMASAIGAGLIRKGILNPDNVWVSARTDRTLGFWNDLGAHATLKNGEVVDNCEIVFLAMKPHMLDDALEGVKATISKKIVHVLFVSVLVGVELDTLASKLKSVILHPRIIRCMPNTPMMVGEGITVYCSMDTTDQDEYIIQTLFSFIGVSEKVPESLINAIGGLSGSGPAYAYLIIEALADGAVKMGVPRPMATKFAAQVLIGAGKMVLETGRHPGQLKDEVCSPGGTTITGVHAMERGQVRASMMNAVEAAVNKSKELGSKLK
- the LOC143182388 gene encoding uncharacterized protein LOC143182388, whose amino-acid sequence is MGNCIRNLLGRLRKKRCSEKTIILLIVGLDNAGKTSVLNRISGDSDRNVLPTIGFRTVSLRYKSYVVKIYDIGGSSQIRSLWPKYYSGIHGVIYVVDASDISRLTENKVVFGELISHEHISGKPLLLLANKQDVNGAIDELDLVENLDVEHAVNTMKCPTRVEICSCASRENQSQDRTIGIKNGYKWLLDIIIKNYSVLNNRLKDSQSIQIERIPEIQATTSSTLSRLSIHSNPFKPIKDVISKQEEAQAARILQNGAVTGKRLKKIFLHKNKTAPLTTEESITEIGNVKSTTITVQPQTSLQTLPLTLNPVQMNEYTNSIKMESNRPHTAPGRSQYFINKITVLSSTPGQVAQE